One window of the Anaeromyxobacter dehalogenans 2CP-C genome contains the following:
- a CDS encoding gluconeogenesis factor YvcK family protein: MRMLEETLERSVEAPPARPLRVVAAGGGTGLPRVLAGLAGGVDEDGGRVAVTALVTTADDGGSSGELRRRYGVPATGDVRRCLVALAGGLSPLAALFQHRFEGAGALAGHTVGNVVLTALAQRHGDFASAVEAAAAMLGARGRVVPAADGPVELVASLEDGREVVGESAIAAAGGRIAGLRLARPAPAPREALQAILEADLVVLGPGSLYSSVLASLLPDGVAQALRATAATRVLCVNLVTEPGETDGLDAAAHLRAVRRQAGDVVDVALVHRGPQPAAHRAALEARGARPVEVDRAALEALGAVPVAADLASASEPGRHDPQKLAAALLALARAR; encoded by the coding sequence ATGCGGATGCTCGAGGAGACGCTGGAACGGTCGGTGGAGGCGCCGCCGGCGCGGCCGCTGCGCGTCGTGGCGGCGGGGGGCGGCACCGGCCTGCCGCGGGTGCTCGCGGGGCTGGCCGGCGGGGTGGACGAGGACGGCGGGCGGGTGGCGGTGACCGCGCTCGTGACCACCGCCGACGACGGCGGGAGCTCCGGCGAGCTGCGGCGCCGCTACGGCGTGCCCGCGACCGGCGACGTGCGCCGCTGCCTGGTGGCGCTGGCGGGCGGACTCAGCCCGCTCGCGGCGCTGTTCCAGCACCGCTTCGAGGGCGCCGGCGCCCTGGCAGGCCACACCGTCGGGAACGTGGTCCTCACCGCGCTGGCGCAGCGCCACGGCGACTTCGCGAGCGCGGTGGAGGCGGCCGCCGCGATGCTGGGCGCCCGGGGACGGGTGGTGCCCGCCGCGGACGGGCCGGTGGAGCTGGTCGCGTCGCTGGAGGACGGGCGCGAGGTGGTGGGCGAGTCGGCCATCGCCGCCGCGGGCGGGCGGATCGCCGGCCTCCGGCTGGCGCGCCCGGCGCCGGCGCCGCGCGAGGCGCTCCAGGCCATCCTCGAGGCGGACCTGGTGGTGCTCGGGCCGGGCAGCCTGTACTCGAGCGTGCTCGCCAGCCTGCTCCCCGACGGCGTCGCGCAGGCGCTCCGCGCGACCGCCGCCACCCGGGTGCTGTGCGTCAACCTGGTGACCGAGCCGGGCGAGACCGACGGGCTCGACGCCGCCGCGCACCTGCGGGCGGTCCGGCGGCAGGCGGGCGACGTGGTGGACGTGGCGCTGGTGCACCGGGGGCCGCAGCCCGCGGCGCACCGCGCGGCGCTCGAGGCCCGCGGCGCCCGCCCGGTGGAGGTGGACCGCGCCGCGCTCGAGGCGCTCGGGGCGGTGCCGGTGGCGGCGGACCTGGCCTCGGCGTCCGAGCCCGGCCGCCACGATCCGCAGAAGCTCGCGGCCGCGCTGCTCGCGCTGGCGCGCGCCCGCTAG
- a CDS encoding GNAT family N-acetyltransferase produces the protein MPGTATLSLAPALRRLPYRVEALEGRAAFDALAAEWNALLARGPVDLPYVRHEWLAAWLDAFAPGARLRVLVARDPAGAAAGFAPLLEQRRGGATWLVAPANDHSCRVEWALGPDASGAAAALWGHLRDRLRWDALLLRDLPRDGPTSTLLEPLARADGHLTGRWESLRTPYLVLGGEGAEARTSSKFRANLRRRARRLGELGAVAVRREDGRGDLEGALRELFALEAAGWKGARGTAMAADPRTLAFYRRVAGDAARRGALALRALTLDGRAVAAQLGLVHRGVYALPKIAYDEALAQVSPGQLLHREVVAECEARGLEELDFLGPDMPWKRDWEPRHRPHDWLYVYRPSIAGRAMHTLKHRVRPAVKEALSWWR, from the coding sequence ATGCCCGGCACCGCCACCCTGTCCCTCGCCCCCGCCCTCCGCCGCCTCCCCTACCGCGTCGAGGCGCTGGAGGGGCGCGCCGCCTTCGACGCGCTCGCGGCCGAGTGGAACGCGCTGCTCGCGCGCGGGCCGGTGGACCTCCCGTACGTGCGCCACGAGTGGCTCGCCGCCTGGCTGGACGCGTTCGCGCCGGGCGCGCGGCTCCGGGTGCTGGTGGCGCGCGACCCGGCCGGCGCCGCGGCCGGCTTCGCGCCGCTCCTGGAGCAGCGGCGCGGCGGCGCGACCTGGCTCGTGGCGCCCGCGAACGACCACTCCTGCCGCGTGGAGTGGGCGCTCGGCCCGGACGCGTCCGGCGCGGCAGCGGCGCTGTGGGGCCACCTGCGCGACCGGCTGCGCTGGGACGCGCTGCTGCTGCGCGACCTGCCCCGCGACGGGCCGACCTCGACGCTGCTCGAGCCGCTCGCGCGCGCGGACGGCCACCTCACCGGGCGCTGGGAGTCGCTGCGCACGCCGTACCTCGTGCTGGGCGGGGAGGGCGCGGAGGCGCGCACCTCGTCGAAGTTCCGCGCGAACCTGCGGCGCCGGGCGCGGCGCCTCGGCGAGCTGGGCGCGGTGGCGGTGCGGCGCGAGGACGGCCGCGGCGACCTGGAGGGCGCGCTGCGCGAGCTGTTCGCGCTGGAGGCCGCCGGGTGGAAGGGCGCGCGCGGCACGGCCATGGCCGCCGACCCGCGCACGCTCGCGTTCTACCGCCGGGTGGCCGGGGACGCGGCCCGCCGCGGCGCGCTCGCGCTGCGCGCGCTCACGCTCGACGGCCGCGCGGTGGCGGCGCAGCTCGGGCTGGTCCACCGCGGCGTCTACGCGCTGCCCAAGATCGCCTACGACGAGGCGCTCGCGCAGGTCTCGCCCGGCCAGCTCCTCCACCGCGAGGTGGTGGCGGAGTGCGAGGCGCGGGGCCTCGAGGAGCTCGACTTCCTCGGGCCGGACATGCCCTGGAAGCGCGACTGGGAGCCCCGGCACAGGCCCCATGACTGGCTGTACGTGTACCGGCCGTCGATCGCCGGGCGGGCCATGCACACGTTGAAGCACCGGGTCCGCCCGGCCGTGAAGGAGGCCCTCTCGTGGTGGCGGTGA